DNA from Mesorhizobium loti R88b:
AATTTGCATGCACTAAACGATGCAAATTTACAATGGAGTTTTTCGTGACGGATGTTGGCCAGGAAATCCGGTTCTATCGTGCCAGCGAGAAGCCTTACGGGGCCTTCAGCAATCTATTCCGGCGCGAGATTGAATTCGAAGGCGAGCGCTTTGCGACGAGCGAGCACGCCTATCAGGCCGGCAAGGCGCGTAAGCCGGAAGTCAAAGCATGGCTTATGGCGGCACCGTCTCCCGCGCTTCTGGCGATGGCGGCGCACGGGCTATATTACTGGGATGTCAGCCCAGGCTGGTCACGGACAAAGTTTGACAGGATGAGGTGCGTGCTCCGAGCCAAGTTCACTCAGCATGAAGATCTTCGCGAATTGCTGGTATCGACGGGCTCAGCTCGACTGATTGAAACTGCGACCGTCGACAATGAGGTGAATCGGCTCTGGGGAGAGGTGAATGGTCAGGGTCGCAATATGCTTGGAGAGCTACTGATGGAACTCCGTGCAAAGCTTCAGAACGACGACGTCTCGAAGGCGGCGTAAGAAGAGCCAATGCAAATCTGAAACTGCCGACATCGGGTTTACCCCCGCAAGACAGACCGCGCGTATTCTGCACCACGCTCGCGGAAGATGCCGCGAGCACCGACATAGGCGCAGTTCTCGGCAGCCAGGCGTTGTCCAGCTTCGATTCCGACAACGAATTCGTCAATTGAAATCTTCCGGGTCGCGCGGTCGCGGCGGCTCAGCAGCCAATCAATCACGCCAACGCTTACCATATCGCCAGAACCACAGGTGTCGCGCAATTCGGGCGCCGGGTAGGATTTGCACCACGCCTTCTCAGCTCCCCGTCGTACCTCCAGACCAGCTTCTCCGTGCGTCACGATTAGGAAAAGGGCGTCGTGGGGGGCGACCTGCCCCGCCAGTGTTGCCAGACGCTCTGCTGAGAACTTGAGAACGGACGCTGCAGCGACTGCGCGTCTGAAAAGCTCTTTATCGCCAAGCGCGGATGGCTCGAAATAGACGGTGGACCCTGCGTCGGCCGCAGCTTCCATCGCATCGACGATCGCTCCGGATAATCGATCCGTATAGAAGACATTGCAGTTCTTGATCGCCGGCAGAGCCCGGCTCACATCTTCCCAGTCTATCGGCTCATATCGCGGAAGATCGATGGAAGTTTCTGGACACCTAAATTCGAATGTATGTACCCCGGGCCCATGCAGACGCTGAGCAAGGATCGGCGAGCGGATGTGTTCTGTTTGTCGGATGTATCGCGTCTCGGCTCCCGCGTGCCGGAATGCGACCACAAGACGGATGCCAACCTCGTCTTCACCGAGGCTCAACACCGGCGCCACATTCCGCTGAAGCATGGCGAGCGAAATCAAAACGTTCCCGCAAGAGCCACCAAGATCCTCGGACGACACCGCCAACGAGTCCGCGTAGATGCGGTCGAGAACAGTAAATCCTGTGCCGA
Protein-coding regions in this window:
- a CDS encoding NADAR family protein; amino-acid sequence: MEFFVTDVGQEIRFYRASEKPYGAFSNLFRREIEFEGERFATSEHAYQAGKARKPEVKAWLMAAPSPALLAMAAHGLYYWDVSPGWSRTKFDRMRCVLRAKFTQHEDLRELLVSTGSARLIETATVDNEVNRLWGEVNGQGRNMLGELLMELRAKLQNDDVSKAA
- a CDS encoding carbohydrate kinase family protein, encoding MSAVDVVGTGFTVLDRIYADSLAVSSEDLGGSCGNVLISLAMLQRNVAPVLSLGEDEVGIRLVVAFRHAGAETRYIRQTEHIRSPILAQRLHGPGVHTFEFRCPETSIDLPRYEPIDWEDVSRALPAIKNCNVFYTDRLSGAIVDAMEAAADAGSTVYFEPSALGDKELFRRAVAAASVLKFSAERLATLAGQVAPHDALFLIVTHGEAGLEVRRGAEKAWCKSYPAPELRDTCGSGDMVSVGVIDWLLSRRDRATRKISIDEFVVGIEAGQRLAAENCAYVGARGIFRERGAEYARSVLRG